TGAAAGTATATCCCAAAGCAAACTATCCTTCCCTAGAGGCGACGCTTTGAGCCACTGGAAGCGATTTACTCACTTGATGCCGCTTATGTTTAGCTAATCCGTTAACAATTACATCGGCGACAACCATCACGCACCCATCGCCAGAGAGCTTTTTCCAAGGAATTTCTTCATAGCCCTTAAAATTCAAGAAAAAGTTTGTCCTAGAAATAGCTTTGTCATAATGTAATACGTAAAATTTGCATTGGATGTTTACTGATTTTTAAAATATTGAATCTCAATAATTACACTCTTTGGATCGAAACTAGCAACTATCTTTTTGTTATTGGATAACGCCTCTACTAACTTCTCTATATTTTTACTCTTAGTAACTTCTTTGCCTACTCTACGAGCGATCTTCACAAATGGGCTTCCTAATCTTTGCAGAAGCACAGCGATAGTATCTTCTGAAATTGTCTGTATATTACCAATGATAATATCAACTGTGTCATCTTCCGTTAAGGTTCCATTCAAGCTCGCTATTTGTGTATCATCCATTTTCATATTTGGGAGGTAAAAGACACTACCGGGAAAGGGTATCCTCTCATTAAATAGCGAGCTAAGCAATGATGGGTTTAACTTGGTGTAAAAGAATTCCCGCTGTTCATTGGTAAGGTCAGATTTTAATATCCCAATTAAATCGTCACCATCTAAATCAAGATGATCAACGTCCGAGACCAACTGCTCCCAGTGATTTTGAATGTATTTTACAAACAGTTCAAAAAGGCTTCGTTTTAGAGAAAGTGCAACTCTTTTGGAATACTTAACCTGTGGAAGTATCTCTCCTGCAGGCTCCATGCCTATATTGGTAAAGTCCAATGTGTCAATCTCGAACAAAATTGCCTTTGAAAGCCGTAGTTTAACGCTTTGTGCTAGACCTGGTGTTTCTAATAACTTTATAATTACATCCTGAAAATTCAGACCTGAATTTTCGGCTTCATTGTGATATGTAGACGTTTCCCGAACCTTCTCCTCCCCGAGCATCCAGTTAACTCTATCCTTCTCAAGCCAGGAAATAAGCACAGATGAAATCTGAAAATTTCTTTCATAAGACGATACATTACGCCAGCTTGGTTTTATACGGTCATAGTCAATTAAAGCGTTCCAGAGATCGTGCGCAACATCATCTAAAGATGTTAATTCGAATCTAGTGCTTGCAATAACTTTCTCTTTCGATTCTTGCAAAACATCGCTACTATTAAGAATTTCGATTGTTCCTTCAACGCTTTCTCGCTCATGGTTTTCGTATTTCAAATACACGTCATCAACATAGATGCCCAAATTTTGTCGAATATAACTAGCCAAATCTGCCAATTCGGGAGTTTCCAAAATATTTGTAAACTGTCCTTTGTTAAATCCTATTAAGTTGTCGGTCACATTTGAAGACGCAATCATAAATTCAATCATCGCTTGGTTTAGTTCGAAGTGGTGCTTCTTTAATACTATATCTCTGAGATTTTTCGAATGTAATCTAGTTACGGGTGGTAATGCTATTTTGATGCGTAAATCGTCCAATAAAATAGATAGACGATCTATAATACACCCATCTCCAAGCAGAAAGATGTCCTTTTCATGAGCAATAGTATTCGAGAGCACACGATCAATATCCTGGTTCTTTATATCTTCTATTTCACCAAACTTGATAAGGCTAACCAGATACTCCGTAACCTCAGTTTGAGACAATAAATTGTCATGAGATACAGTGCGCCAGAATTTATTCGTTCTCTTAATTATGCCTGCGATTAGCAGTCCAAAGGTTTCTGGTTTATTTTGTTTATACTGTTGAATGAAAGAAAAATGTTCGCTTTCCAATTTTGCCAGTTGATTAGAAATTAATTTAAGTTTTTCGGAATTGTTGCCGCTCGACAACAAGTACGATACCAGTTCGAAATTCATCACTGTCCAAGAAGAGCACTCCGCTTCTGTTACTCTATCGGCTACGATTGCAGTTTTTTCCAACTTATGCTGCCATTCTAATGCTCTTTCATTCTTTACCGCAAGAATGTACTCTACATCGGATTTACCCAATTGGCCAGGCTTAAAGTAGGAAAGATAATAGCTGTAATCTTCATTAATATAGCCATTTCTAACTAAAAATGTAAGACGTGTATCTTTATTGATTTCTGTCGTTATCCTATCGAGTGATTTCAATTTGAGTAATTCGTAGAATGTGTATCCTCTGATACGAGATATCTCTCTTCCTACTTCGCTTAATCGATCTTTTGCCTGGTTCTTATCAAAGTCGAAGAGCTTTACTAAGTCTACTTCTCGTTCATCGTAAGATCTTTTGTCATCTACAAGCTTTTCAACCTTACTGAACTCATCCCTGATATTCGTAGTCCCTCCATTTGTCCGGTGAAAAGTTATAGTGTGACTCGATTTAATAAAAGAAAATAAACTATCCTTGGTCAAATCATCCAGATTACGGTAATCATTGTTAACATAGAGCTGTCCTGAAAAATAAGCATCACGTTCATAGATATTCTTATAAAGAATGGCTAAATATACAAGGCGAAGTTCTTTCATCGATGAATAGAAATTTCTTTCAATTAACCCGATATTCGCCTTCAATTCATTAGCTTCGGATTCCAAGTCCTCAATAAGTTCTTTTTTTATTGAATCTTTAAGCTGAAATAAATCATACAGCATCCCTTTGTTTTCCTGCAATAGGGTAAAATCAGCTGGATGAATGTTTTTATAAACAATCAGACTAAGTAACTTTGCGTTGTCTAAATCTGTGATATTTAATTGCTTTCGATATATTTTAAACTCGTTAACGATATTGGTAATCAGTCTTCCATCAGTAAGAAATAAAGACAGGTCACTGAGGAATGATTCAGAGATGGGTTTTTTAAGGTTCAGTTCCGCAAATGTTGTAATCAGTTTTGATGCTGAGTTGGATGCATTAGTTACCGGAATTACAGGCAGGATAAGGTCAAAAAATTTAGTTCGGCTCTCATCTGCAAATAAATCGTCCCGAAGGGCATATAGGAAAGTTATTTTTCGAGTTATTTGCTTTGAATTATTGAGCAAAGTATTTATCTCACGCAACTTTACAAAGATTTCTGGGTCACGAAATCGGTCAAGATCTTCGACTACAAGAATATCAAACCTTGTAGAGGCAAAGAAATAAAGTATTTCATCCATGTGCTCATTAAGGATAGACAGCTTATTTTCTTTCGATAGCTCGACCTCTGCACCTTGAAGATTCAGTTTTATCAGCCCAATCCTAAATACTCTGATTACGTAATAAATAACTGCAATAAAGCCGAAAAGCAAGATCATTATGGAAACAAAATCTAGTGACAACATATTCGGCCATTTTAACTCCGCAGCGTCAGCTAAAATTTTCCAATTTTTGTACTTTGAGTACAAAAAAGATAACGCAAGAAGAGGTCCCGATATCAAAAATGCAACATTCTCAGTAATAGAAATTGGGTGGATGCGCTTGAAACGAGAGAATGGCATTTCTCCTGAATGAACATGATAAAGCAGCTGTTGGAGAATACTGAATTCTATTTTTTTACTAATTTTCTCCTGCTCGTCGGCAGCAGTTTGAATTTGCTTCTCCGATTTCGGTCTTATGTTTTCCTCCTCTTCAACTGTATTGTACTGGCTTTCATCTTCATTCTTTTTGCTATCTTTGAAGGTAGCAAGGGAGATGAATATTGGATAATAATGAGGATTTTTATAGAAAAAGGTATTAATAATGCTGCTTTTCCCAGAACCATATGGGCCGGTCAGGGCTATGTTTCGAACTGCAGAATGAGTTAGCCCATCCTGTAGCGCTTTGTTATAAAGTTCAAAGTTCTCTTCGTTGATTACCGCTGTTAAGGGCGTTATAAAGTCTGGTTCTTTATTTCCCTTCTTCTGAATCCATTGATATGTCTTAATAAAACTGCGTACCAACATAAGGGTGAATTTCCCCAATAGTCTTAGGAAAAAAGCTGAAGTTCTATTTTTAAATTTCTCCAAACGGGCTTTAGGCAACCATGCCATAAGAATCAGTAAAACAGCGACGAATATAGGGAGTAGAGTTTTTATGGATATCAATCTCTTGAAATTTAAGTTAAAAGAAAGTTTAATATCGAAATATAAGTAATTTAGCAAAAATCGCCAAAAGCCTGAGCGAGGCAGAGTTGTTTCACCTATTTTGTTTGGCATTTCGGCATTTCAAGATGTCATTTACCAATCTGGCTTAAAAACTATCATACCCAAAGAGGGAATCAGGTACTTTCTCTCCAGATGAATGGGAAATATCGTTCTTTCGACCCAACAATCAGGAGAAACTTTCACCATCAACTTTATATTGATAACGTTAAGTCTATGGAGCTGTCTTAACAATAGACCAACCGCGCTACCTGAACACAGATAAACGTCCCCCAAATGGTAAGTTCGAATTTTTTATTATGCAACTTATGTCATTTGAGCACTCTTGAATAGAATTTTGCCAGTTCATAACGGTTTTTATCAACGGCACTGATACGTGGTATAAAGTATTCTAAATTGCAGTTTATTCATTAAACCCAAACCGTTAATCCAATGGAACAATTCTGCAAAAGCCAGTATGCAAAGTTGCAATCCGAGCTCGAGGAAAATACACGCTCAATGGCCAGCGCCATTCAAAAGGCTGAGGCGGCCGTTGCCATATCGAAGAATCATTTAAACATCCTTAAGGAGTTCATATCCAACTATAAATTTAACGATACCGAGGAGCGAATCCTATTCCACAAAACGTATAAACCACTTTTCCTGCTGGAGCTACTGTATTACCAACGACTGTTTGAAATAGAGTCAAATTTCCCCATTAATAACACCGAATCGGCGATTAGTTTCTATAAAAAGGAACTTAGCCAAATTAACTATTATTTTGACCGACATAATTTCCTCCACGTCTATTTTCAAACAGGAAAGACCGTTTTTGATCCAGCGATGTTTGGCAATACCGGTGAGCGAATTCCATTGTTTAATGAATATGATGAAGGAGATGGTCATTTTTCGAATCCATTTAGCTATCGCCTGGCAAAATTTCATGCCTATCAGAACCTGACTGCTTATATAGCCAACCTGGTTATCTCACTGGAAAAGGGTGAAAAGGCAATTACCCCTTCCGAATTCGATAAATTGCCAAAAGTATTCTGGAGGTCTAGCAAGGCGAGCTTTTATGAGGTGGTGTTAGGGATGGTGGAGGATGGCCTGATTACGGGAAACATCCAGACAGCCATGGAGTATCTCGGTTTTTGCTTAGGAATTAAACCTGGCAATTATTGGAGTTACTTCCAAGCCATGCGTATCCGTACTAAGGACCGGACACCCGTATTAAAGTCAATGATAAAAAGTGTGGAACGTCGCTGGGACCTGCAGGACGAATTCCCACAGCAACGGAAATAATTTCGACAGCATAAACAGCCCCACCACCATAAACAACGGAAAATTCAACATTTTTTTTAGTACCTACTACCACCTATAGTAAAATCAGATTCCAATGCCCACACCTTTGCTATCGTAATTGACGTATTCAATCAGTATCCAACAAAGACGCCAAATATGTTCAGCGATATTACCTGGTCACAATACATTTTGACAATAGTTTTTGTCTTGGCCACATATTATACCATCCTTATTTTTCTATACTTCCGCGGGGCTGTTATCTCCCTGATGCGGACACAAAAGCTGCTACCCCAAATATACAATAGAGGGGAACAACCTGAAAGGCCGGACTATCATGGGTTAGAAGAAGTGGTAGCAGATCTAAAAAGCATCCTGGAAAGTGCGGGGGGAGCGGAAAAGGGGGCTGTCCTCTCCCGGCTGAAGCAACGGTTAGATACCTACCCGGGACTTCGGCTTCCCGCCTTCCGGGTTGCTCTTTTTCAGTTTATAATCCGTAATGCCACACAGGCATGTGGTTTCACCGTTACCGAAAGGGAGCTGGATATCCTGATACCGATGGCTTCCTCTGGAATCGCTCATTAATCTTACTGTACAGTTACTCAATATAGATGCATGGCCATGCACCGAATCTTCAAACGGTGCATATGAAAAAACGTATTCCTTTTAAAACACCTGCAGGCCCCGTTTGGCTTACCGTCCTGCTCGTGATCATTACAATAACGGTGTTAGGGCAG
This sequence is a window from Chitinophaga varians. Protein-coding genes within it:
- a CDS encoding RteC domain-containing protein encodes the protein MEQFCKSQYAKLQSELEENTRSMASAIQKAEAAVAISKNHLNILKEFISNYKFNDTEERILFHKTYKPLFLLELLYYQRLFEIESNFPINNTESAISFYKKELSQINYYFDRHNFLHVYFQTGKTVFDPAMFGNTGERIPLFNEYDEGDGHFSNPFSYRLAKFHAYQNLTAYIANLVISLEKGEKAITPSEFDKLPKVFWRSSKASFYEVVLGMVEDGLITGNIQTAMEYLGFCLGIKPGNYWSYFQAMRIRTKDRTPVLKSMIKSVERRWDLQDEFPQQRK